A part of Astyanax mexicanus isolate ESR-SI-001 chromosome 2, AstMex3_surface, whole genome shotgun sequence genomic DNA contains:
- the wasla gene encoding WASP like actin nucleation promoting factor a isoform X1, protein MSGHPPQRRVANVGSMLLTPQENECLFSYLGRKCITLCSAVVQVYVADRGPSWTKRCCGVACLVKDNPQRSYFIRVFDIKDGKPKFEQELYNNFSSSSSRPYFIAFAGDTCQVGLNFASEEEAKRFRATLNELLSRRQKKTEKRRDPPNGPTLPMATVDIKNPEINNVRFHNNSHMNNMVHSSFNKKEKKVKGKRKKLTKADIGTPSNFQHIGHVGWDPNTGFDLNNLDPELKILFDMCGISEAQLKDKETSKVIYDFIEKKGGVEAVKNELRRQAPPPPPSRGGPPPPPPPHSSGPPPPPPPARGRGAPPPPPPSRAPTSAPPPPPPSRQGMGAPPPPPPSRGHPPPPPPAHASMPPQAPQSHPPPPPPPPSGGSAPPPPPPPPPPPGPPPPPEMEGSVDSVPSPVGGKSALLEQIREGTQLKKVEQNNRPVSSTGRDALLDQIRQGIQLKTVSDSSDSGPPTPALSSGIVGALMEVMQKRSKAIHSSDEDEDDDEDEDFEDDDEWDD, encoded by the exons ATGAGTGGACATCCGCCTCAGAGGAGGGTGGCGAATGTCGGATCTATGCTTCTCACCCCTCAGGAGAACGAGTGTCTCTTCAGCTACCTTGGCAGAAAATGCATC ACACTTTGTTCGGCAGTGGTCCAAGTGTATGTAGCAGACAGGGGCCCATCCTGGACCAAAAGATGCTGTGGTGTAGCTTGCTTGGTGAAAGATAACCCTCAGAGGTCTTATTTCATCCGTGTGTTTGATATCAAG GATGGAAAACCTAAATTTGAGCAGGAACTCTACAATAATTTTTCAAGCAGTAGTTCAAGACCATACTTTATTGCATTTGCAGGAGAT ACTTGTCAGGTCGGCCTGAATTTTGCCAGTGAAGAGGAAGCAAAGCGTTTTCGTGCTACACTAAATGAACTGCTCAGCAGACGACAGAAGAAAACTG AGAAAAGGCGTGATCCTCCAAATG GACCCACGTTGCCAATGGCGACGGTGGACATCAAGAACCCGGAGATAAACAATGTGCGCTTCCACAACAATTCCCACATGAACAACATGGTGCACAGTAGCTTTaacaagaaggagaagaaggtgAAGGGCAAGAGGAAGAAACTGACGAAGGCTGATATTGGGACCCCAAGCAACTTCCA GCACATTGGCCATGTGGGCTGGGATCCGAACACAGGCTTCGAT CTGAATAATCTGGACCCAGAGCTGAAAATTCTGTTTGACATGTGCGGCATCTCTGAAGCTCAGCTGAAAGACAAAGAGACATCTAAAGTGATTTATGACTTCATTGAGAAGAAGGGAGGTGTGGAGGCTGTTAAAAACGAACTGAGGAGGCAAG CACCTCCGCCTCCTCCATCACGTGGTGGTCCTCCTCCCCCGCCCCCTCCACACTCCTCtggacctcctcctcctcctccccctgccCGAGGACGAGGGGCCCCACCACCCCCTCCGCCGTCTAGGGCCCCAACATCTGCACCTCCACCCCCTCCTCCGTCCCGACAAGGCATGGGAGCCCCTCCTCCTCCGCCTCCGAGCAGGGggcacccccctccccctcctcctgctCATGCCAGCATGCCACCCCAAGCACCCCAGTCTCATCCTCCACCCCCGCCCCCTCCGCCATCTGGAGGAAGCGCTCCGCCCCCTCCTCCTCCGCCCCCTCCTCCACCTGGACCTCCACCTCCGCCCGAAATGGAAGGGAGCGTAGATTCAGTGCCCTCtcctgtggggggtaagtcagccCTGCTGGAGCAGATCAGAGAGGGCACCCAGCTGAAGAAGGTGGAGCAGAACAACAGGCCAGTGTCTTCTACGGGGCGCGATGCCCTCCTCGACCAGATCCGACAGGGCATTCAGCTCAAAACG GTATCAGATAGTTCTGACTCAGGCCCACCAACTCCTGCTCTCTCATCAGGCATCGTTGGAGCACTTATGGAGGTCATGCAGAAGAGGAGCAAAGCCATCCATTCCTCAG atgaagatgaggatgatgaCGAAGATGAAGACTTTGAGGACGACGATGAATGGGATGATTAG
- the wasla gene encoding WASP like actin nucleation promoting factor a isoform X2, producing MSGHPPQRRVANVGSMLLTPQENECLFSYLGRKCITLCSAVVQVYVADRGPSWTKRCCGVACLVKDNPQRSYFIRVFDIKDGKPKFEQELYNNFSSSSSRPYFIAFAGDTCQVGLNFASEEEAKRFRATLNELLSRRQKKTGPTLPMATVDIKNPEINNVRFHNNSHMNNMVHSSFNKKEKKVKGKRKKLTKADIGTPSNFQHIGHVGWDPNTGFDLNNLDPELKILFDMCGISEAQLKDKETSKVIYDFIEKKGGVEAVKNELRRQAPPPPPSRGGPPPPPPPHSSGPPPPPPPARGRGAPPPPPPSRAPTSAPPPPPPSRQGMGAPPPPPPSRGHPPPPPPAHASMPPQAPQSHPPPPPPPPSGGSAPPPPPPPPPPPGPPPPPEMEGSVDSVPSPVGGKSALLEQIREGTQLKKVEQNNRPVSSTGRDALLDQIRQGIQLKTVSDSSDSGPPTPALSSGIVGALMEVMQKRSKAIHSSDEDEDDDEDEDFEDDDEWDD from the exons ATGAGTGGACATCCGCCTCAGAGGAGGGTGGCGAATGTCGGATCTATGCTTCTCACCCCTCAGGAGAACGAGTGTCTCTTCAGCTACCTTGGCAGAAAATGCATC ACACTTTGTTCGGCAGTGGTCCAAGTGTATGTAGCAGACAGGGGCCCATCCTGGACCAAAAGATGCTGTGGTGTAGCTTGCTTGGTGAAAGATAACCCTCAGAGGTCTTATTTCATCCGTGTGTTTGATATCAAG GATGGAAAACCTAAATTTGAGCAGGAACTCTACAATAATTTTTCAAGCAGTAGTTCAAGACCATACTTTATTGCATTTGCAGGAGAT ACTTGTCAGGTCGGCCTGAATTTTGCCAGTGAAGAGGAAGCAAAGCGTTTTCGTGCTACACTAAATGAACTGCTCAGCAGACGACAGAAGAAAACTG GACCCACGTTGCCAATGGCGACGGTGGACATCAAGAACCCGGAGATAAACAATGTGCGCTTCCACAACAATTCCCACATGAACAACATGGTGCACAGTAGCTTTaacaagaaggagaagaaggtgAAGGGCAAGAGGAAGAAACTGACGAAGGCTGATATTGGGACCCCAAGCAACTTCCA GCACATTGGCCATGTGGGCTGGGATCCGAACACAGGCTTCGAT CTGAATAATCTGGACCCAGAGCTGAAAATTCTGTTTGACATGTGCGGCATCTCTGAAGCTCAGCTGAAAGACAAAGAGACATCTAAAGTGATTTATGACTTCATTGAGAAGAAGGGAGGTGTGGAGGCTGTTAAAAACGAACTGAGGAGGCAAG CACCTCCGCCTCCTCCATCACGTGGTGGTCCTCCTCCCCCGCCCCCTCCACACTCCTCtggacctcctcctcctcctccccctgccCGAGGACGAGGGGCCCCACCACCCCCTCCGCCGTCTAGGGCCCCAACATCTGCACCTCCACCCCCTCCTCCGTCCCGACAAGGCATGGGAGCCCCTCCTCCTCCGCCTCCGAGCAGGGggcacccccctccccctcctcctgctCATGCCAGCATGCCACCCCAAGCACCCCAGTCTCATCCTCCACCCCCGCCCCCTCCGCCATCTGGAGGAAGCGCTCCGCCCCCTCCTCCTCCGCCCCCTCCTCCACCTGGACCTCCACCTCCGCCCGAAATGGAAGGGAGCGTAGATTCAGTGCCCTCtcctgtggggggtaagtcagccCTGCTGGAGCAGATCAGAGAGGGCACCCAGCTGAAGAAGGTGGAGCAGAACAACAGGCCAGTGTCTTCTACGGGGCGCGATGCCCTCCTCGACCAGATCCGACAGGGCATTCAGCTCAAAACG GTATCAGATAGTTCTGACTCAGGCCCACCAACTCCTGCTCTCTCATCAGGCATCGTTGGAGCACTTATGGAGGTCATGCAGAAGAGGAGCAAAGCCATCCATTCCTCAG atgaagatgaggatgatgaCGAAGATGAAGACTTTGAGGACGACGATGAATGGGATGATTAG
- the wasla gene encoding WASP like actin nucleation promoting factor a isoform X3 — MMFCTTFLSAPSEEFLENVSKPEGCLAPLHCVVLSGDKLYSPLVQPESLPELLVQRSDGASVLAASVLSGAAVNCLPSKWNDCEGSEEGIMKDTKGPTLPMATVDIKNPEINNVRFHNNSHMNNMVHSSFNKKEKKVKGKRKKLTKADIGTPSNFQHIGHVGWDPNTGFDLNNLDPELKILFDMCGISEAQLKDKETSKVIYDFIEKKGGVEAVKNELRRQAPPPPPSRGGPPPPPPPHSSGPPPPPPPARGRGAPPPPPPSRAPTSAPPPPPPSRQGMGAPPPPPPSRGHPPPPPPAHASMPPQAPQSHPPPPPPPPSGGSAPPPPPPPPPPPGPPPPPEMEGSVDSVPSPVGGKSALLEQIREGTQLKKVEQNNRPVSSTGRDALLDQIRQGIQLKTVSDSSDSGPPTPALSSGIVGALMEVMQKRSKAIHSSDEDEDDDEDEDFEDDDEWDD; from the exons ATGATGTTCTGTACGACTTTCCTGTCTGCGCCATCTGAGGAGTTTTTAGAGAACGTTTCCAAGCCTGAGGGCTGTCTTGCACCTCTTCACTGTGTGGTGTTATCAGGGGATAAGCTTTATTCACCTTTAGTCCAGCCTGAGAGTCTGCCTGAGCTGTTGGTACAGCGCAGTGACGGAGCGTCCGTATTAGCAGCAAGTGTGCTCTCAGGAGCTGCTGTGAACTGTTTGCCTTCAAAGTGGAATGATTGTGAAGGTAGTGAGGAGGGAATCATGAAGGACACCAAAG GACCCACGTTGCCAATGGCGACGGTGGACATCAAGAACCCGGAGATAAACAATGTGCGCTTCCACAACAATTCCCACATGAACAACATGGTGCACAGTAGCTTTaacaagaaggagaagaaggtgAAGGGCAAGAGGAAGAAACTGACGAAGGCTGATATTGGGACCCCAAGCAACTTCCA GCACATTGGCCATGTGGGCTGGGATCCGAACACAGGCTTCGAT CTGAATAATCTGGACCCAGAGCTGAAAATTCTGTTTGACATGTGCGGCATCTCTGAAGCTCAGCTGAAAGACAAAGAGACATCTAAAGTGATTTATGACTTCATTGAGAAGAAGGGAGGTGTGGAGGCTGTTAAAAACGAACTGAGGAGGCAAG CACCTCCGCCTCCTCCATCACGTGGTGGTCCTCCTCCCCCGCCCCCTCCACACTCCTCtggacctcctcctcctcctccccctgccCGAGGACGAGGGGCCCCACCACCCCCTCCGCCGTCTAGGGCCCCAACATCTGCACCTCCACCCCCTCCTCCGTCCCGACAAGGCATGGGAGCCCCTCCTCCTCCGCCTCCGAGCAGGGggcacccccctccccctcctcctgctCATGCCAGCATGCCACCCCAAGCACCCCAGTCTCATCCTCCACCCCCGCCCCCTCCGCCATCTGGAGGAAGCGCTCCGCCCCCTCCTCCTCCGCCCCCTCCTCCACCTGGACCTCCACCTCCGCCCGAAATGGAAGGGAGCGTAGATTCAGTGCCCTCtcctgtggggggtaagtcagccCTGCTGGAGCAGATCAGAGAGGGCACCCAGCTGAAGAAGGTGGAGCAGAACAACAGGCCAGTGTCTTCTACGGGGCGCGATGCCCTCCTCGACCAGATCCGACAGGGCATTCAGCTCAAAACG GTATCAGATAGTTCTGACTCAGGCCCACCAACTCCTGCTCTCTCATCAGGCATCGTTGGAGCACTTATGGAGGTCATGCAGAAGAGGAGCAAAGCCATCCATTCCTCAG atgaagatgaggatgatgaCGAAGATGAAGACTTTGAGGACGACGATGAATGGGATGATTAG